The proteins below are encoded in one region of Pseudomonas putida NBRC 14164:
- a CDS encoding GFA family protein, whose protein sequence is MQNVTEGGCHCGALRYRLEGDLTDIAHCHCTICRRVSGGLVVTWVTLPRSGFVWLAGEPNCYVAPASCSRYFCGQCGAHVALVTTHSPETIDVTVATLDHPERVRASRHIWVGSRLPWLHLDEDLPEEEGESQ, encoded by the coding sequence ATGCAGAATGTGACCGAAGGGGGCTGCCATTGCGGCGCCTTGCGTTACCGGTTGGAGGGTGACCTGACAGACATTGCCCACTGCCACTGCACGATTTGCCGCCGGGTAAGCGGTGGGCTGGTTGTGACCTGGGTCACCCTGCCCCGTTCGGGGTTTGTGTGGCTGGCGGGTGAACCGAACTGCTATGTGGCACCGGCCAGTTGCAGCCGGTACTTCTGCGGGCAGTGTGGGGCGCACGTCGCGCTGGTGACCACGCACAGCCCTGAGACGATCGACGTGACGGTGGCGACGCTGGATCACCCGGAGCGGGTGCGGGCCAGCCGGCATATCTGGGTGGGCAGCCGGTTGCCGTGGTTGCATCTGGATGAGGATTTGCCAGAAGAGGAAGGC